The following proteins come from a genomic window of Maniola jurtina chromosome 15, ilManJurt1.1, whole genome shotgun sequence:
- the LOC123872368 gene encoding uncharacterized protein LOC123872368, which translates to MVCSKIILFAALFRYAVGGFQQIIESSSDVETHKIDIIAEIIKNNLKSNGWNNILFVGTLPNALYNNLKKLQLTSTVSDIDEEDEQIENVVPYHSNVIILNCLNFEDFENAMTKTVTLAYWHSLANIIVYYHAPYEKEIIAKIFFIFWYYRAINVVIVHYKDSEETMMLTHFSPYMSDNYQLSNMFGCWTAKKIGMSIGTFADSFICVNHCHNVTLNSKLRADYLGTCIGYDTLSILYYESVKNIQNLPLFEDKGKNLHGFTLRAFSIEVLPFLGIKEHDNGTYTLYCRDGMIWNTMAALLNFTIDLSSGKELMKKQFDFEINIQRVFSFMQRKEDLILFPIYQFDIIIAEIEYTFPLIDSGVCFLSRRADFETIIFNAKLIQTNLGVIFQFVLCFLSTWFVFFIFNLEQLQKFSLDQAGKDLINAFRTVLSISLYNPPQRGSFRIFLTISIWSFFVINFNTQAAIISLFSAHKRGKDVDTFEDIIEKGYKIEGMASPDVILPETEEKYIIITSRMEPVPDMYTCVNHLVNDSHRFCIIDCANGRYLVRNMLDEKGQQFLHIASDARIHSHYLHMMLHKNSPITPYFNDYMMRLFEGGIIWKWMEYRYKNIKEEVPVEPLGMEEMEGIFKCYWLLVGLSFVIFVIEVFLGFSRWAKQKFRHYINLKKIKNNNTKKFNTKL; encoded by the exons ATGGTCTGTTCGAAAATAATTTTGTTCGCCGCACTATTTCGTTATGCAGTTGGAGGTTTTCAGCAAATAATAGAGAGCTCTTCAGATGTAGAGACCCACAAAATTGATAtcata gctgaaataattaaaaacaatttaaaaagtaacGGATggaataacattttatttgtcGGGACATTGCCGAACGCACTATATAACAACTTAAAAAAACTGCAATTAACTAGCACTGTTTCCGATATAGACGAAGAGGATGAGCAAATTGAAAACGTTGTACCCTACCACTCTAATGTAATCATATTAAACTGTCTAAATTTCGAAGATTTTGAAAATGCTATGACAAAAACGGTAACTCTGGCCTATTGGCATTCTCTCGCAaacattattgtatattatCATGCCCCGTACGAGAAAGAGATTattgctaaaatattttttatcttctgGTATTATAGAGCTATAAATGTAGTAATTGTGCATTATAAAGATTCAGAGGAAACAATGATGTTAACCCATTTTAGTCCTTATATGAGCGACAATTACCAACTCAGTAATATGTTCGGTTGTTGGACAGCAAAGAAAATAGGCATGTCCATTGGAACTTTTGCAGACAGCTTCATTTGTGTAAATCATTGTCATAATGTGACACTGAATTCAAAATTGAGAGCTGACTATCTCGGGACTTGTATTGGATATGATACActttcaatattatattatgaaagtgtgaaaaacattcaaaatttacCATTATTTGaagataaaggaaaaaatctgcaTGGTTTTACGCTGCGAGCATTTAGTATAGAAGTGTTACCCTTCCTAGGTATAAAAGAGCATGACAATGGCACCTACACCCTTTACTGTAGAGATGGGATGATCTGGAATACTATGGCCGCACTATTAAATTTTACTATTGACCTGTCTTCTGGAAAAGAACTAATGAAAAAACAATTTGATTTCGAAATCAATATTCAGCGAGTGTTTTCATTTATGCAAAGAAAAGAAGATTTGATATTATTTCCTATTTATCAATTTGATATAATTATAGCTGAGATAGAATATACGTTTCCATTGATAGATAGCGGTGTTTGCTTCTTGTCACGACGCGCCGACTTTGAGACCATAATATTTAATGCAAAACTGATACAAACGAATTTAGGTGTTATATTTCAGTTTGTGCTGTGTTTTCTTTCTACTTggtttgtattttttatatttaatttggaACAGCTCCAAAAATTCAGCTTAGATCAAGCTGGAAAAGACTTGATAAATGCTTTCAGAACAGTTTTATCAATTAGTCTTTATAATCCGCCTCAACGAGGATCTTTTCGAATATTTTTGACGATATCCATTTGGAGCTTTTTCGTAATAAATTTTAACACACAAGCTGctataatttctttattttctgCTCATAAACGTGGAAAAGATGTAGATACGTTTGAAGATATAATTGAGAAAGGATACAAAATTGAAGGGATGGCGTCACCAGATGTTATTCTTCCAGAAACTGAAGAAAAATACATAATCATTACTTCTCGAATGGAACCCGTACCAGACATGTATACTTGTGTAAACCATTTGGTTAACGATAGCCACAGATTTTGTATCATAGACTGTGCTAATGGCCGCTATTTAGTGCGAAATATGTTAGATGAAAAAGGTCAACAATTTCTACATATAGCTTCTGATGCAAGAATTCATAGTCACTATTTACACATGATGCTTCATAAAAACAGTCCTATAACTCCATATTTCAATGACTATATGATGAGATTATTTGAAGGGGGTATAATATGGAAATGGATGGAATAccggtataaaaatataaaagaagaGGTACCGGTAGAACCTTTAGGAATGGAAGAAATGGAAGGTATATTCAAATGCTACTGGTTGTTGGTTGGACtcagttttgttatttttgtcaTTGAAGTCTTTCTAGGATTTTCCCGATGGGCAAAGCAAAAGTTCAGGCATTACATTAATTTGAAAAAGATAAAGAATAataacacaaaaaaatttaatacaaaactTTAA
- the LOC123872375 gene encoding serine/threonine-protein kinase kin-29-like isoform X2: protein MGNSHHKNSEHRNHKHSVHARDGQAVTSQFSLSHFVGNLSGRSFVSVTSSQSVYSASRPWSRISRRRWNDSTLRNPLEASKTAWPVAHKESIFLPEFPITTDLLQKDFEIIETVAKGAFGEVVKVKKLSENKEYALKVLHKAQVVSENAVRQVKEEARIQAAVGHHIFIAGAVSRWQTKKRLYIVSEYIPGGELLALLDKYSKLPEELVKIFLAEIAIAIDFLHNAGVIYRDLKPENILLDSDYHIQLVDFGLSKWLSIGSRTTTLCGTLKYMGEWSSLVHSDRCSMNARSIDFGMSMEGEQVGEVLASIFHTVLFHRSSGKFTYNNEESYSIRTVSYVDVDCDFIDFTYVCCESRLLVENVEREIARFSSGLRGAAGRSSPPRGSISLEFFQKRRARWPFQQECVPWEVWTVCCELVGSRNEQDKRNKHENLIETLQEKIVYITETINRHEYVPKMPSRSDADLIFDTAYPDIQPYLFKIHYNLSDASSSSVSNTVKKILSVYSS, encoded by the exons ATGGGAAATTCGCACCATAAAAATAGTGAACACCGGAACCATAAGCATTCAGTGCACGCGCGCGACGGTCAAGCGGTTACGAGTCAG TTCAGCTTATCCCATTTCGTCGGCAACCTCAGCGGGCGCTCCTTTGTAAGCGTAACAAGCAGCCAGTCAGTTTACAGCGCATCACGGCCTTGGTCTCGGATCTCTAGGCGAAG ATGGAATGATTCAACATTAAGGAACCCATTGGAAGCAAGTAAAACTGCTTGGCCAGTTGCACACAAGGAGTCAATATTCTTGCCTGAATTCCCTATTACCACTGACCTTCTTCAAAAAGATTTTGAGATTATAGAAACCGTTGCAAAAGGGGCCTTTGGAGAAGTTGTAAAAGTAAAGAAACTAAGTGAAAACAAGGAGTATGCATTAAAAGTTCTGCATAAAGCGCAG GTAGTTAGCGAGAATGCGGTGAGGCAGGTGAAAGAGGAGGCTCGCATCCAGGCGGCGGTGGGGCACCACATCTTCATAGCGGGCGCAGTGTCGCGGTGGCAGACGAAGAAAAGACTGTATATtg TTTCAGAATACATTCCTGGCGGGGAGTTGTTAGCTTTACTAGATAAGTACTCGAAGTTACCAGAGGAGCTTGTGAAGATATTTCTAGCGGAGATAGCTATAGCTATAG attTCTTGCACAACGCAGGCGTGATATATCGTGATCTCAAACCGGAAAATATACTCTTGGATTCAGACTATCACATACAACTGGTGGACTTCGGTCTCTCCAAGTGGCTGTCCATAGGATCGCGCACCACCACGCTCTGCGGCACGCTTAAATACATGGGTGAGTGGAGCTCCCTCGTTCATTCCGACAGGTGTAG CATGAACGCGCGCAGCATCGACTTCGGCATGAGCATGGAGGGCGAGCAGGTGGGCGAGGTGCTGGCGAGCATCTTCCACACGGTGCTGTTCCACCGCTCCAGCGGCAAGTTCACGTACAACAACGAGGAGAGCTACTCCATCCGCACCGTGAGCTACGTGGACGTGGACTGCGACTTCATCGACTTCACGTACGTGTGCTGCGAGTCGCGCCTGCTGGTGGAGAACGTGGAGCGCGAGATCGCGCGCTTCTCCAGCGGCCTGCGCGGCGCCGCCGGCCGCTCGTCGCCGCCGCGCGGCTCCATCAGCCTCGAGTTCTTCCAGAAGCGGCGCGCGCGCTGGCCCTTCCAGCAGGAGTGCGTGCCGTGGGAGGTGTGGACGGTGTGCTGCGAGCTGGTGGGCAGCCGCAACGAGCAGGACAAGCGCAACAAGCACGAGAACCTCATCGAGACGCTGCAGGAGAAGATCGTGTACATCACCGAGACCATCAACCGCCACGAGTACGTGCCCAAGATGCCGAGCCGCTCCGACGCCGACCTCATCTTCGACACGGCCTACCCCGACATCCAGCCCTACCTGTTCAAGATCCACTACAACCTGTCCGACGCCTCGTCCTCCTCCGTCAGCAACACCGTCAAGAAGATACTCAGCGTCTACTCCTCGTGA